Proteins encoded together in one Flavobacteriales bacterium window:
- a CDS encoding CcoQ/FixQ family Cbb3-type cytochrome c oxidase assembly chaperone, producing the protein MLKFIKHHLNAIEGVDLFPLLAFVIFLTVFIAASLLVLTSDRRRIKHLEELPFSDIPTDRTLHP; encoded by the coding sequence ATGCTCAAGTTCATCAAGCACCATCTGAACGCGATCGAGGGCGTGGACCTCTTCCCGCTCCTGGCCTTCGTCATCTTCCTGACGGTGTTCATCGCCGCCAGCCTGCTGGTGCTCACGAGCGACCGGCGCCGCATCAAGCACCTGGAGGAGCTGCCCTTCTCCGACATCCCCACCGACCGAACGCTTCATCCATGA
- the ccoN gene encoding cytochrome-c oxidase, cbb3-type subunit I: MIERFKYDNKIVNAFLMATIIFGVVGMLVGLTAAFQMVIPSWNIAEWLSFGRLRPLHTNAVIFAFVGNGIYAGVYYSLQRLVKARMFSDLLSWVHFWGWQLIIVAAAISLPLGLTTGKEYAELEWPIDIAITLIWVVFGINMFGTILKRRERHLYVAIWFYVATWVTVAMLHIVNSFEVPVNLFKSYSWYAGVQDALVQWWYGHNAVAFFLTTPYLGLMYYFMPKAANRPVYSYKLSIIHFWALIFIYIWAGPHHLLYSSLPDWAQSLGTVFSIMLIAPSWGGMLNGLLTLRGAWDRVREDPILKFFVVAITCYGMATLEGPLLSTKFFNSISHFTDWTIAHVHVGGLGWNGFFTFGMVYWMVPRLFGTKLYSKGLANAHFWIGTLGIVFYAVPLYFAGFTQSLMWKQFTPDGYLVYKNFLDTVLQIKYAYWLRGLGGTLYLTGALLMVYNVWRTVAAGRLIKDEEAEAPALEKEYAGESTGHWHRWIERRPIQMLVVSLVLVAIGGVFELVPTFLIKSNVPTIASVKPYTPLELQGRDIYVREGCYTCHSQMVRPFRSETERYGEYSKAGEFVYDHPFQWGSKRTGPDLHRVGGKYPDSWHYYHMFDPTSMSAGSLMPAYPWLYEKPIDVASTPAKIRAMQTLGVPYPEGYADQANDDLSAQADAIAAGLKKDKIETNPELEIVALIAYLQRLGTDIRPEASAQATAAK; encoded by the coding sequence ATGATCGAGCGTTTCAAGTATGACAACAAGATCGTGAACGCCTTCCTGATGGCCACGATCATCTTCGGAGTCGTGGGCATGCTCGTCGGGCTCACGGCGGCCTTCCAGATGGTGATCCCCTCCTGGAACATCGCCGAGTGGCTCTCCTTCGGCCGCCTGCGCCCGCTGCACACCAACGCGGTGATCTTCGCCTTCGTGGGCAACGGCATCTACGCCGGCGTCTACTACAGCCTGCAGCGTCTGGTGAAGGCGCGCATGTTCAGCGACCTGCTGAGCTGGGTGCACTTCTGGGGCTGGCAGCTGATCATCGTCGCCGCCGCCATCAGCCTGCCCCTTGGCCTCACCACCGGCAAGGAGTACGCCGAACTGGAGTGGCCCATCGACATCGCCATCACGCTCATCTGGGTCGTGTTCGGCATCAACATGTTCGGCACCATCCTCAAGCGCCGGGAGCGCCACCTCTACGTGGCCATCTGGTTCTACGTCGCCACCTGGGTCACCGTGGCCATGCTGCACATCGTGAACAGCTTCGAGGTGCCGGTGAACCTCTTCAAGAGCTACAGCTGGTACGCTGGCGTGCAGGATGCGCTCGTGCAGTGGTGGTACGGCCACAACGCCGTGGCCTTCTTCCTCACCACGCCCTACCTGGGGCTGATGTACTACTTCATGCCCAAGGCGGCCAACCGGCCGGTGTACAGCTACAAACTCTCGATCATCCACTTCTGGGCCCTCATCTTCATCTACATCTGGGCCGGCCCGCACCACCTGCTCTACAGTTCGCTCCCGGACTGGGCGCAGAGCCTTGGCACGGTCTTCAGTATCATGCTCATCGCACCCAGCTGGGGCGGCATGCTCAATGGTCTGCTCACCCTGCGCGGGGCGTGGGACCGGGTGCGCGAGGACCCCATCCTGAAGTTCTTCGTGGTGGCCATCACCTGCTACGGCATGGCCACGCTTGAAGGCCCGCTGCTCAGCACCAAGTTCTTCAACAGCATCAGCCACTTCACGGACTGGACCATCGCGCACGTGCATGTCGGCGGCCTGGGCTGGAACGGCTTCTTCACCTTCGGCATGGTGTACTGGATGGTGCCACGCCTCTTCGGCACGAAGCTGTACAGCAAGGGCCTGGCCAACGCGCACTTCTGGATCGGCACCCTGGGCATCGTTTTCTACGCGGTGCCGCTGTACTTCGCCGGATTCACCCAGAGCCTCATGTGGAAGCAGTTCACTCCGGACGGCTACCTCGTCTACAAGAACTTCCTGGACACCGTGCTGCAGATCAAATACGCCTACTGGCTGCGCGGACTTGGCGGAACGCTCTACCTGACCGGTGCGCTGCTGATGGTGTACAACGTGTGGCGCACGGTGGCCGCTGGCCGGCTCATCAAGGACGAGGAGGCCGAGGCCCCGGCCTTGGAGAAGGAGTATGCCGGTGAGAGCACCGGTCACTGGCACCGCTGGATCGAACGGCGCCCCATCCAGATGCTCGTGGTGAGCCTCGTGCTCGTGGCCATCGGCGGTGTGTTCGAGCTGGTGCCGACCTTCCTCATCAAGAGCAACGTGCCCACCATCGCCAGCGTGAAACCCTATACGCCGCTCGAGCTCCAAGGCAGGGACATCTACGTCCGCGAAGGCTGCTACACGTGCCACTCCCAGATGGTGCGGCCTTTCCGCAGCGAGACGGAGCGCTATGGGGAATACAGCAAGGCGGGCGAGTTCGTCTACGACCACCCCTTCCAATGGGGCAGCAAACGCACGGGGCCGGACCTGCATCGGGTAGGAGGGAAGTACCCCGATAGCTGGCATTATTACCACATGTTCGACCCCACCAGCATGAGCGCCGGCTCCTTGATGCCGGCCTATCCCTGGCTGTACGAGAAGCCGATCGATGTGGCCAGCACACCCGCCAAGATCCGCGCGATGCAGACCCTCGGTGTGCCGTATCCCGAAGGCTACGCGGACCAGGCGAACGACGACCTCTCAGCCCAGGCCGATGCCATCGCGGCCGGCCTGAAGAAGGACAAGATCGAGACGAACCCCGAACTGGAGATCGTGGCACTGATCGCCTACCTGCAGCGTCTGGGCACCGACATCCGTCCTGAGGCATCCGCACAGGCCACGGCCGCCAAGTGA
- the ccoS gene encoding cbb3-type cytochrome oxidase assembly protein CcoS: protein MSVIFLLIAASTIVAVVFLAAFTWAVRSGQYEDDRSPAVRMLGDDRPTVPTNPSNNTK, encoded by the coding sequence ATGAGCGTCATCTTCCTCCTGATCGCGGCCAGCACCATCGTGGCGGTGGTGTTCCTGGCCGCCTTCACCTGGGCAGTGCGCTCCGGCCAGTACGAGGACGACCGGTCGCCCGCCGTGCGCATGCTGGGCGATGACCGGCCGACCGTGCCCACCAACCCGTCGAACAACACCAAGTGA
- a CDS encoding heavy metal translocating P-type ATPase, whose protein sequence is MPQQVGEVVRCYHCGDVCGGDHLRAEDHDFCCQGCHAVYGLLQESGLCDYYALSERPGAKVEHEGQAMRAELFDLPEVRDRLVEYREDGIIRVTFHIPQMHCSSCIWLLEHLQRIDAAVLRSRVRFTSKEITVTFREERLSLRGLVELLRRLGYGPSLDGRGKTAPGERASGVPRLLYLRLGIAAFAFGNIMLFSFPEYLGADASDDQLKRGFQFLSLVFALPVVFFSSTDYFRSAWAGLRTRQVNIDQPIALGIIALFARSVWDVVMAIGPGYFDSLAGLLFFLLVGRWYQAYTYGALSFDRGLNDFLPLVVLRRTGDAEQPVAVGDLRPGNRIVVRDQELVPVDAVLLAGEGHIDNSFITGEPLPVRRAVGDVVKAGGRQRGAAIELQVLRAFADSHLKRLWEEHAAGAERPGMPRLIDAVARRFTVAVVLLAVGAGLYWWGRDTSQVWPVVTAVLIVACPCALALSMPFTYGHTIRLLGRRGLFLRDAEVVERIASVDTVVFDKTGTLTEREAHAVRFIGPAPDPAILACVRSLAHNSLHPLSTVLFHHLRGQAGPATGVAEEVGAGIRGEVDGHVVRIGSATFAAGEERPRSHGAAHVHVSVDGAHLGHFEISKRPRTGMAGTVAAAACLTDTYLLTGDLSVDQDIAGVFAPHQVRTGCSPAGKAVFVRGLQAKGRRVMMVGDGLNDAGALRQSDVGITVSETSAALTPASDAILDVRAFGDLPGALRLARSARRIVRASLLLSLGYNITGVSFAVSGQLTPLIAAILMPLSSVTVVGFVSLSVWIRARRLGLSARN, encoded by the coding sequence ATGCCGCAGCAGGTGGGGGAGGTGGTGCGCTGTTACCACTGCGGTGATGTGTGTGGAGGCGATCACCTGAGGGCGGAGGACCACGACTTCTGTTGTCAGGGCTGCCATGCCGTCTACGGATTGTTGCAGGAGAGCGGGCTTTGCGATTATTACGCCCTCAGCGAGCGGCCCGGGGCGAAGGTGGAGCACGAAGGCCAGGCCATGCGGGCCGAGCTGTTCGACCTTCCCGAGGTGCGCGACCGGCTGGTGGAGTACAGGGAGGACGGCATCATCCGGGTCACGTTCCACATCCCCCAGATGCACTGCAGCAGCTGCATCTGGCTGCTGGAGCACCTTCAACGCATCGATGCGGCGGTGCTCCGGTCCCGCGTCCGCTTCACCAGCAAAGAGATCACCGTCACGTTCCGCGAAGAGCGGCTGAGCCTGCGGGGGCTGGTGGAGCTGCTGCGCCGCCTGGGCTACGGTCCATCGTTGGACGGCCGTGGGAAGACCGCCCCGGGCGAACGCGCCTCCGGGGTCCCGCGGCTCCTGTATCTCCGGTTGGGCATCGCCGCCTTCGCGTTCGGGAACATCATGCTCTTCAGCTTCCCGGAATACCTCGGCGCCGATGCGAGCGACGATCAGTTGAAGCGGGGGTTCCAGTTCCTGAGCCTGGTGTTCGCGCTGCCGGTGGTGTTCTTCAGCAGCACCGACTATTTCCGTTCGGCCTGGGCCGGGCTGCGTACGCGGCAGGTGAACATCGATCAGCCCATCGCGCTGGGCATCATCGCGCTGTTCGCACGCAGCGTGTGGGACGTGGTGATGGCCATCGGACCGGGTTACTTCGACTCGCTCGCCGGCCTGCTGTTCTTCCTGCTCGTGGGCCGATGGTATCAGGCGTACACCTACGGCGCCTTGAGCTTCGACCGGGGACTTAACGACTTCCTTCCCTTGGTGGTGCTGCGCAGGACCGGTGATGCGGAGCAGCCCGTGGCCGTCGGTGACCTGCGACCGGGGAACCGCATCGTGGTGCGCGACCAGGAGCTGGTCCCCGTGGATGCGGTGCTCTTGGCGGGCGAGGGGCACATCGACAACAGCTTCATCACCGGCGAGCCACTGCCCGTGCGTCGTGCCGTGGGGGATGTGGTGAAAGCGGGCGGTCGCCAGCGCGGGGCCGCCATCGAGTTGCAGGTGCTACGGGCCTTCGCGGACAGCCATCTGAAGCGCCTCTGGGAGGAGCACGCCGCAGGGGCCGAACGTCCTGGTATGCCACGGCTCATCGATGCGGTGGCCCGGCGGTTCACCGTGGCCGTGGTGCTGCTGGCCGTGGGCGCCGGTCTCTACTGGTGGGGGCGCGATACCTCCCAGGTGTGGCCGGTGGTGACCGCCGTGCTCATCGTGGCCTGTCCGTGCGCCCTGGCCCTGAGCATGCCCTTCACCTATGGGCACACCATCCGTTTGCTGGGCCGCCGCGGTCTCTTCCTGCGCGATGCGGAAGTGGTGGAGCGGATCGCGTCCGTGGACACCGTCGTGTTCGACAAGACGGGCACCCTCACCGAGCGCGAGGCCCACGCCGTCAGGTTCATCGGTCCTGCGCCTGACCCGGCGATCCTGGCCTGCGTTCGAAGCCTGGCCCACAACAGCCTGCATCCGCTCAGTACCGTGCTGTTCCACCATCTCCGTGGGCAGGCCGGCCCCGCGACCGGGGTGGCCGAGGAGGTCGGTGCAGGCATCCGCGGCGAGGTCGATGGCCACGTGGTGCGGATCGGCTCGGCCACCTTCGCCGCTGGGGAGGAACGCCCACGGTCCCACGGGGCCGCCCATGTGCATGTGTCCGTCGATGGTGCCCATCTGGGGCATTTCGAGATCAGCAAACGCCCCCGCACCGGCATGGCCGGCACTGTGGCGGCTGCGGCCTGCCTCACGGACACCTACCTGCTCACCGGAGACCTGTCCGTGGACCAGGACATCGCCGGGGTCTTCGCTCCGCATCAGGTGCGCACCGGCTGCTCACCCGCCGGCAAAGCGGTGTTCGTCCGTGGCCTGCAGGCCAAGGGGCGGCGCGTGATGATGGTCGGCGACGGCTTGAACGATGCCGGAGCCTTGCGGCAGAGCGACGTGGGCATCACCGTGAGCGAGACCAGCGCCGCCCTCACCCCGGCCAGCGACGCGATCCTCGATGTGCGGGCCTTCGGCGACCTGCCTGGCGCCCTGCGACTGGCACGCAGCGCGCGTCGGATCGTGAGGGCCAGCCTGCTGCTCTCCCTGGGCTACAACATCACCGGGGTCAGTTTCGCGGTGAGCGGTCAGCTCACCCCCCTGATCGCCGCGATCCTGATGCCCCTCAGTTCGGTGACGGTGGTCGGTTTCGTGTCCCTTTCCGTGTGGATCCGGGCCCGCCGCCTCGGCCTCAGTGCGCGGAACTGA